In Mastacembelus armatus chromosome 22, fMasArm1.2, whole genome shotgun sequence, a genomic segment contains:
- the ttc8 gene encoding tetratricopeptide repeat protein 8 isoform X2 — protein MEVTMDPLFLAWSYFRRRKLQQCSDICTKILQDNPYDQAAWSLKTRALTEMVYVDEVEVDQEGIAEMMLDESSIAQVARPGTSLRLPGTSQGGGPTPAVRPMTQSGRPITGFVRPSTQSGRPGTMEQAIKTPRTASTARPVTSASGRFIRLGTASMLTNPDGPFINLSRLNLAKYSQKPNLSRTLFEYIFHHENDVKNALDLAAQATEHAQFKDWWWKVQLGKCYYRLGLYREAEKQFRSALNHQEVVDTYLYLGKVYQRLDQPITALNLFKQGLDHFPGEVTLLTGIARIHEEMNNISSATEYYKDVLKQDNTHVEAIACIGSNHFYTDQPEIALRFYRRLLQMGVYNCQLYNNLGLCCFYAQQYDMTLSSFERALALVANDEEQADVWYNIGQVAVGIGDLTLAYQCFKLALAFNNNHAEAYNNLAVLELRKGRLEQSKAFLQTAASLAPHMYEPHFNLSILSEKIGDLQSSYTAAQKSEDAFPEHVDTQQLLKQLRQHFALL, from the exons ATGGAGGTGACGATGGATCCTTTGTTTCTGGCGTGGAGCTACTTCAGGAGGCGGAAACTCCAACAGTGCTCAGATATATGCACTAAAATACTACAAGACAACCCATACGACCAG gCTGCATGGAGCTTGAAGACACGTGCACTTACAGAGATGGTGTACGTAGATGAAGTTGAGGTTGACCAGGAGGGGATTGCTGAGATGATGCTGGATGAGAGCTCTATTGCCCAAGTTGCAC GCCCTGGAACATCACTGAGGCTACCTGGAACAAGTCAGGGTGGGGGTCCCACACCGGCTGTCAG GCCTATGACACAATCGGGGCGTCCTATCACAGGATTTGTGAGACCCAGCACACAGTCAGGGCGCCCTGGGACAATGGAGCAGGCCATCAAGACCCCCCGCACTGCAAGCACTGCACGTCCTGTCACTAGCGCTTCTGGTAGATTCATCCGTTTGGGAACA GCTTCAATGTTGACGAACCCAGATGGACCATTTATAAATTTGTCAAGGTTAAATCTTGCCAAGTATTCCCAAAAGCCCAATTTATCCAGG ACGCTGTTTGAGTATATCTTCCATCATGAAAACgatgtgaaaaat GCTCTAGATTTGGCCGCTCAAGCTACTGAACATGCTCAGTTCAAAGACTGGTGGTGGAAGGTTCAGCTCGGAAAATGTTACTACAG ACTTGGTTTATATCGGGAAGCAGAAAAACAGTTCCGATCAGCTCTCAACCATCAAGAGGTGGTGGATACATATCTCTACCTTGGAAAG GTTTATCAGCGCTTGGATCAGCCAATAACAGCACTCAACCTTTTCAAACAAGGCCTGGACCACTTCCCTGGTGAGGTGACTCTTCTAACAGGAATTGCTCGCATACATGAG GAGATGAATAACATTTCATCAGCCACAGAGTATTACAAAGATGTCCTGAAGCAGGACAACACTCATGTGGAGGCTATTGCCTGTATAGGGAGCAATCACTTCTACACTGATCAGCCTGAGATTGCTCTGCGTTTCTACAG GCGGCTTCTCCAGATGGGGGTGTATAATTGCCAGCTATACAACAACCTGGGGCTGTGCTGCTTCTACGCCCAGCAGTACGACATGACTCTGTCTTCATTTGAAAGGGCTCTGGCTCTGGTGGCCAATGATGAAGAGCAGGCTGATGTCTGGTACAACATAGGACAAGTGGCTGTG GGCATAGGAGACTTGACACTGGCCTATCAGTGTTTTAAACTGGCTTTGGCTTTCAATAATAACCATGCTGAGGCCTATAACAACTTGGCTGTGCTGGAGCTGCGCAAAGGTCGCCTTGAACAG TCTAAAGCCTTCCTGCAGACAGCTGCATCACTGGCCCCTCACATGTATGAGCCACACTTCAATCTCTCCATTCTTTCTGAAAAG ATTGGAGACCTTCAGAGCAGCTACACAGCAGCCCAAAAGTCTGAGGACGCCTTTCCCGAGCATGTCGACACTCAGCAGCTTCTCAAGCAACTTCGGCAGCACTTTGCATTGCTGTGA
- the ttc8 gene encoding tetratricopeptide repeat protein 8 isoform X1 codes for MEVTMDPLFLAWSYFRRRKLQQCSDICTKILQDNPYDQAAWSLKTRALTEMVYVDEVEVDQEGIAEMMLDESSIAQVARPGTSLRLPGTSQGGGPTPAVRPMTQSGRPITGFVRPSTQSGRPGTMEQAIKTPRTASTARPVTSASGRFIRLGTASMLTNPDGPFINLSRLNLAKYSQKPNLSRTLFEYIFHHENDVKNVCVVLNLKNKKLDDIYCIIADYYNKHVIFLYQALDLAAQATEHAQFKDWWWKVQLGKCYYRLGLYREAEKQFRSALNHQEVVDTYLYLGKVYQRLDQPITALNLFKQGLDHFPGEVTLLTGIARIHEEMNNISSATEYYKDVLKQDNTHVEAIACIGSNHFYTDQPEIALRFYRRLLQMGVYNCQLYNNLGLCCFYAQQYDMTLSSFERALALVANDEEQADVWYNIGQVAVGIGDLTLAYQCFKLALAFNNNHAEAYNNLAVLELRKGRLEQSKAFLQTAASLAPHMYEPHFNLSILSEKIGDLQSSYTAAQKSEDAFPEHVDTQQLLKQLRQHFALL; via the exons ATGGAGGTGACGATGGATCCTTTGTTTCTGGCGTGGAGCTACTTCAGGAGGCGGAAACTCCAACAGTGCTCAGATATATGCACTAAAATACTACAAGACAACCCATACGACCAG gCTGCATGGAGCTTGAAGACACGTGCACTTACAGAGATGGTGTACGTAGATGAAGTTGAGGTTGACCAGGAGGGGATTGCTGAGATGATGCTGGATGAGAGCTCTATTGCCCAAGTTGCAC GCCCTGGAACATCACTGAGGCTACCTGGAACAAGTCAGGGTGGGGGTCCCACACCGGCTGTCAG GCCTATGACACAATCGGGGCGTCCTATCACAGGATTTGTGAGACCCAGCACACAGTCAGGGCGCCCTGGGACAATGGAGCAGGCCATCAAGACCCCCCGCACTGCAAGCACTGCACGTCCTGTCACTAGCGCTTCTGGTAGATTCATCCGTTTGGGAACA GCTTCAATGTTGACGAACCCAGATGGACCATTTATAAATTTGTCAAGGTTAAATCTTGCCAAGTATTCCCAAAAGCCCAATTTATCCAGG ACGCTGTTTGAGTATATCTTCCATCATGAAAACgatgtgaaaaatgtatgtgttgtattaaatttaaaaaataaaaaattggaTGATATATATTGCATAATTGCTGACTATTACAACAAACACGTAATATTCCTTTACCAGGCTCTAGATTTGGCCGCTCAAGCTACTGAACATGCTCAGTTCAAAGACTGGTGGTGGAAGGTTCAGCTCGGAAAATGTTACTACAG ACTTGGTTTATATCGGGAAGCAGAAAAACAGTTCCGATCAGCTCTCAACCATCAAGAGGTGGTGGATACATATCTCTACCTTGGAAAG GTTTATCAGCGCTTGGATCAGCCAATAACAGCACTCAACCTTTTCAAACAAGGCCTGGACCACTTCCCTGGTGAGGTGACTCTTCTAACAGGAATTGCTCGCATACATGAG GAGATGAATAACATTTCATCAGCCACAGAGTATTACAAAGATGTCCTGAAGCAGGACAACACTCATGTGGAGGCTATTGCCTGTATAGGGAGCAATCACTTCTACACTGATCAGCCTGAGATTGCTCTGCGTTTCTACAG GCGGCTTCTCCAGATGGGGGTGTATAATTGCCAGCTATACAACAACCTGGGGCTGTGCTGCTTCTACGCCCAGCAGTACGACATGACTCTGTCTTCATTTGAAAGGGCTCTGGCTCTGGTGGCCAATGATGAAGAGCAGGCTGATGTCTGGTACAACATAGGACAAGTGGCTGTG GGCATAGGAGACTTGACACTGGCCTATCAGTGTTTTAAACTGGCTTTGGCTTTCAATAATAACCATGCTGAGGCCTATAACAACTTGGCTGTGCTGGAGCTGCGCAAAGGTCGCCTTGAACAG TCTAAAGCCTTCCTGCAGACAGCTGCATCACTGGCCCCTCACATGTATGAGCCACACTTCAATCTCTCCATTCTTTCTGAAAAG ATTGGAGACCTTCAGAGCAGCTACACAGCAGCCCAAAAGTCTGAGGACGCCTTTCCCGAGCATGTCGACACTCAGCAGCTTCTCAAGCAACTTCGGCAGCACTTTGCATTGCTGTGA
- the LOC113125341 gene encoding CD209 antigen-like protein E yields MEDKENSGDTSDSRYNKLICQEELNTDEHPIYSNQEKQQVSMTMMTSGSSLSRYKVLAVSLAVFAVILLTADIGLGVYYSRLTDGQHIIMDISSEVARLQVTYNAVIQRRDEAKKQLAKEISEEQLTKWELEHQTRRSKDYEKQINKIQTEIATLKSHIPMMREGCRHCLPGWTFMNSLCYYFAFSDTMPLKSWQDARQFCKKQGADLAVIDSREKNLAISDLIYNYYDPSKNIYQSGFWIGLRDVEEEGVWKWPDGQRLTEGYWNDGEPNNQGNEDCAAAYPRSNPFKSWNDAPCNYDLKWICEMAPRVTSL; encoded by the exons atggaagacaaagaaaattcaGGTGACACTTCTGATAGCAGATATAACAAACTGATCTGTCAGGAGGAATTAAACACAGATGAGCACCCTATCTACTCGAACCAAGAAAAGCAACAAG TGTCCATGACAATGATGACATCTGGATCCAGTCTGAGTCGCTACAAAGTGCTTGCCGTGAGCCTGGCAGTGTTCGCTGTCATTCTGCTGACAGCTGATATTGGCCTAGGAGTCTATT ATAGCAGACTTACTGATGGGCAACATATAATTATGGACATCAGCAGTGAGGTGGCCAGGCTACAGGTCACTTACAACGCTGTAATCCAAAGAAGGGATGAAGCCAAGAAACAGCTGGCAAAAGAGATCAGCGAGGAGCAACTTACCAAGTGGGAGCTTGAACACCAGACTAGAAGAAGCAAAGACTACGAAAAACAGATTAACAAAATTCAAACGGAAATCGCAACATTGAAATCCCACATACCCATGATGA GGGAGGGCTGCAGACACTGTTTACCAGGATGGACTTTCATGAACTCGTTGTGTTACTACTTTGCTTTCTCTGATACTATGCCACTCAAATCATGGCAGGATGCCCGACAGTTCTGCAAGAAACAAGGAGCTGACTTGGCAGTGAtagacagcagagagaaaaac CTGGCCATAAGTGACTTGATATATAATTATTATGACCCGTCAAAAAACATATACCAAAGTGGGTTCTGGATTGGACTGAGAgatgtggaggaggaaggggtATGGAAATGGCCGGATGGACAAAGACTGACTGAGGG GTACTGGAACGATGGAGAGCCAAACAACCAGGGAAATGAGGACTGTGCAGCTGCATATCCCAGAAGCAACCCGTTTAAGTCCTGGAATGATGCTCCATGCAACTATGATCTGAAATGGATTTGCGAAATGGCGCCCAGGGTCACaagtttatga
- the LOC113132515 gene encoding perlucin-like protein → MKLQVKQKKTINDGLQRKIETLKTEKTHLQTNKTTLEKSCGRCLPGWIFLKSSCYYFSHHVPNSGKNWLDSRADCISRGGDLLVINNVEEQQLISDNFPSVSGSGIWWQNGFWIGLTDVVMERTWVWVNNVTETETMYWRNGQPNRSGVQSGNCAAFFFYVDARKTWYNGNCHNHLLNRICEIELR, encoded by the exons ATGAAGCTGCAAGTGAAGCAGAAGAAGACCATAAACGATGGCCTACAGAGAAAAATTGAGACGCTAAAAACAGAGAAGACACATCTACAGACTAATAAAACTACATTAG AGAAGAGCTGTGGCAGATGCCTACCCGGATGGATTTTTCTTAAATCCTCCTGCTATTATTTTTCTCACCATGTACCGAACTCCGGAAAGAACTGGCTGGATAGCAGAGCAGACTGTATTAGTCGTGGTGGTGATCTGCTTGTGATTAATAACGTAGAGGAGCAG CAACTCATCAGTGACAACTTTCCCAGTGTGAGCGGCAGTGGTATATGGTGGCAGAACGGATTCTGGATCGGCCTCACTGATGTAGTGATGGAGAGAACGTGGGTCTGGGTGAACAATGtgactgagacagaaacaat GTACTGGAGGAACGGACAGCCTAACCGTAGTGGAGTTCAGAGCGGGAACTgtgctgctttctttttctatgtTGATGCCAGGAAAACATGGTACAATGGAAACTGCCACAACCATCTACTGAACAGGATATGTGAGATCGAGCTGAGATAG
- the LOC113132509 gene encoding CD209 antigen-like protein B isoform X1 — protein sequence MEKPEMPRGNFDDGFNTLICQEELHNGDHISYPYSNLGNQQVPTFSFTSWRQCRPAAVILVVLAVVLLIVDIGLGVHYNRLTDTHLASDKTQQVRDNNKTAIEILKKQLKTELNRQKKTKWELDHQTRSKANNLAQIDKIKKDIASMKSHLPMIRNGCRHCPPGWILMNSMCYYFSFLESAGLKTWQKAREYCKLHKGDLAIINNQDKVNATVSVLINKQDPSKVSSGFWIGLSDMKEEGAWKWVDETILTEGYWKDGEPNDTNNEDCAAVYPVENFFQAWNDARCENAKKWICEKAPLLN from the exons ATGGAGAAGCCAGAAATGCCAAGAGGTAATTTTGATGATGGATTTAACACATTAATTTGTCAAGAGGAACTTCACAATGGAGATCATATCTCTTACCCCTACTCTAACCTGGGCAATCAACAAG TGCCCACGTTCAGTTTCACATCATGGAGACAGTGCAGACCGGCTGCAGTGATACTGGTGGTTCTCGCTGTTGTTCTGCTAATAGTTGATATTGGCCTGGGGGTCCACT ACAACAGGCTCACTGACACCCACCTTGCATCTGATAAGACGCAGCAAGTCCGTGATAATAACAAGACTGCAATTGAAATCTTGAAGAAGCAGCTGAAGACTGAATTGAATCGTCAGAAAAAAACCAAATGGGAGCTTGATCACCAGACAAGAAGCAAGGCCAATAATTTAGCACAGATTgacaaaatcaaaaaggacATTGCATCCATGAAATCCCACTTGCCCATGATTA GAAATGGCTGCAGACACTGTCCACCAGGATGGATTTTGATGAACTCAATGTGTTATTACTTCTCTTTCTTGGAGAGTGCTGGACTCAAAACCTGGCAAAAAGCCAGAGAGTACTGCAAATTACATAAAGGCGACCTTGCAATCATAAACAACCAAGACAAAGTG AATGCAACTGTAAGTGTCTTGATAAATAAGCAAGACCCCTCAAAAGTGTCATCTGGTTTCTGGATTGGACTGAGCGACATGAAAGAAGAAGGGGCTTGGAAGTGGGTGGATGAAACAATACTGACTGAAGG GTACTGGAAGGACGGAGAACCAAATGATACCAACAATGAGGACTGTGCAGCAGTGTATCCCGTGGAAAACTTCTTCCAGGCTTGGAACGATGCCAGATGTGAGAATGCAAAGAAATGGATTTGTGAAAAAGCACCACTGTTGAATTAA
- the LOC113132509 gene encoding CD209 antigen-like protein E isoform X2, whose amino-acid sequence MEKPEMPRGNFDDGFNTLICQEELHNGDHISYPYSNLGNQQDNRLTDTHLASDKTQQVRDNNKTAIEILKKQLKTELNRQKKTKWELDHQTRSKANNLAQIDKIKKDIASMKSHLPMIRNGCRHCPPGWILMNSMCYYFSFLESAGLKTWQKAREYCKLHKGDLAIINNQDKVNATVSVLINKQDPSKVSSGFWIGLSDMKEEGAWKWVDETILTEGYWKDGEPNDTNNEDCAAVYPVENFFQAWNDARCENAKKWICEKAPLLN is encoded by the exons ATGGAGAAGCCAGAAATGCCAAGAGGTAATTTTGATGATGGATTTAACACATTAATTTGTCAAGAGGAACTTCACAATGGAGATCATATCTCTTACCCCTACTCTAACCTGGGCAATCAACAAG ACAACAGGCTCACTGACACCCACCTTGCATCTGATAAGACGCAGCAAGTCCGTGATAATAACAAGACTGCAATTGAAATCTTGAAGAAGCAGCTGAAGACTGAATTGAATCGTCAGAAAAAAACCAAATGGGAGCTTGATCACCAGACAAGAAGCAAGGCCAATAATTTAGCACAGATTgacaaaatcaaaaaggacATTGCATCCATGAAATCCCACTTGCCCATGATTA GAAATGGCTGCAGACACTGTCCACCAGGATGGATTTTGATGAACTCAATGTGTTATTACTTCTCTTTCTTGGAGAGTGCTGGACTCAAAACCTGGCAAAAAGCCAGAGAGTACTGCAAATTACATAAAGGCGACCTTGCAATCATAAACAACCAAGACAAAGTG AATGCAACTGTAAGTGTCTTGATAAATAAGCAAGACCCCTCAAAAGTGTCATCTGGTTTCTGGATTGGACTGAGCGACATGAAAGAAGAAGGGGCTTGGAAGTGGGTGGATGAAACAATACTGACTGAAGG GTACTGGAAGGACGGAGAACCAAATGATACCAACAATGAGGACTGTGCAGCAGTGTATCCCGTGGAAAACTTCTTCCAGGCTTGGAACGATGCCAGATGTGAGAATGCAAAGAAATGGATTTGTGAAAAAGCACCACTGTTGAATTAA
- the LOC113131236 gene encoding CD209 antigen-like protein E: METPQRRTNENATFYGIFGQGGSTLPRSRLILLCLGLLNAVLLIAAVVIGINCAKVKEGSLHVSHSDATTHINQLNYLNHSKLTESEEEANKALDSALKNHTLMKMQIEHQKAINDAYQRQIETLRTEETSLQSNISFFEGGCGKCLTHWIFYNSSCYFFSYLESHKVKKNWPDSRADCVSRGADLVVIDNQEEQKFVSHTIENMKTSPNFWENGFWVGLTDSKAEGTWVWINNVTEVEQRYWRDGEPNNSGHKGEDCGAVLPSSSNPWKTRNDSPCEFKIHWTCEMPSK; this comes from the exons ATGGAAACTCCACAGAGAAGGACAAATGAAAACGCCACTTTCTATGGGATATTTGGACAAG GTGGATCCACTTTACCAAGATCCCGACTTATTCTACTGTGCCTGGGGCTGCTGAATGCTGTTTTGCTGATAGCTGCTGTTGTTATTGGCATTAACT GTGCCAAAGTCAAAGAGGGTTCCCTCCATGTTTCCCACTCAGATGCAACAACGCACATCAATCAGCTGAACTACCTGAACCACAGCAAACTGACCGAATCTGAAGAGGAGGCCAATAAGGCTTTAGACAGTGCACTCAAAAACCACACGCTGATGAAGATGCAGATTGAGCATCAGAAAGCCATCAATGATGCTTATCAGAGACAGATTGAGACactgaggacagaggagacaagTCTGCAGTCCAATATATCATTTTTTG AGGGAGGTTGTGGAAAATGCCTCACCCACTGGATTTTTTACAACTCGTCCTGTTATTTCTTTTCTTACCTGGAGTCTCATAAAGTGAAAAAGAACTGGCCAGACAGCAGAGCAGACTGTGTTAGTCGTGGAGCTGATCTGGTTGTGATCGATAACCAAGAGGAGCAG AAATTTGTAAGTCATACcattgaaaacatgaaaactagCCCTAACTTCTGGGAGAACGGATTCTGGGTTGGTCTCACTGACAGTAAGGCAGAGGGGACGTGGGTCTGGATTAATAACGTCACTGAGGTGGAGCAAAG GTACTGGAGAGATGGAGAACCAAATAATAGTGGACACAAGGGGGAGGATTGTGGCGCTGTACTCCCTAGCTCATCGAATCCCTGGAAGACCCGAAATGATTCACCGTGTGAATTCAAGATACACTGGACATGTGAAATGccatcaaaataa
- the LOC113131225 gene encoding CD209 antigen-like protein C isoform X1, with the protein MEKLRMMTGGGQKVTFKSSRVFFNNDGQFRSRIFPQGGVGSSQWFLLCLGLLNLILLIIMIILGVTCAKVKEGSLATSNELNYLNHSKVTESEEEANKALDSALKNHTLLKKQIEQQKAINDAYQRQIETLRTEKTSLQSNISFFEGGCGKCHTPWIFYNSSCYFFSNLESADVKKNWVESKADCVNRGADLAVIDDQEEQKFVSDTIKAVKSNPSSWTNGFWVGLTDMETEGTWVWINNVTEVEQRYWMDGEPNNHGLDGENCCITAYSSFNPWKTRYDGKCQLHNLHWLCEMPSS; encoded by the exons ATGGAGAAGCTAAGGATGATGACAGGCGGTGGGCAGAAAGTAACGTTCAAATCTTCTCGTGTTTTCTTCAACAATGATGGACAGTTTCGCTCTCGTATATTTCCACAAG GTGGAGTTGGATCAAGCCAGTGGTTTTTACTGTGTCTGGGACTGCTCAACCTTATTTTGCTCATCATTATGATTATTCTCGGGGTTACCT GTGCCAAGGTTAAAGAGGGTTCCCTTGCAACATCAAATGAGTTGAACTACCTGAACCACAGCAAAGTGACCGAATCTGAAGAAGAGGCCAATAAGGCTTTAGACAGTGCACTCAAAAACCACACGCTGCTGAAGAAGCAGATTGAGCAGCAGAAAGCCATCAATGATGCTTATCAGAGACAGATTGAGACACTGAGGACAGAGAAGACAAGTCTGCAGTCCAATATATCGTTTTTTG AGGGAGGTTGTGGAAAATGCCACACCCCCTGGATTTTTTACAACTCGTCCTGTTATTTCTTTTCTAACTTGGAGTCTGCTGATGTGAAAAAGAACTGGGTAGAAAGCAAAGCAGACTGTGTTAATCGTGGAGCTGATCTGGCTGTGATTGATGACCAAGAGGAGCAG AAATTTGTGAGTGACACTATCAAAGCTGTGAAAAGTAACCCTAGCAGCTGGACGAACGGATTCTGGGTTGGTCTTACTGACATGGAGACAGAGGGAACATGGGTCTGGATTAATAACGTCACTGAGGTGGAACAAAG GtactggatggatggagaacCGAACAACCATGGACTTGATGGAGAAAATTGTTGCATTACAGCTTACAGCTCATTTAATCCATGGAAGACCCGATATGATGGAAAATGCCAGCTTCATAACTTACACTGGTTATGTGAAATGCCATCAAGCTAA
- the LOC113131225 gene encoding C-type lectin domain family 12 member B-like isoform X3: MEKLRMMTGGGQKVTFKSSRVFFNNDGQFRSRIFPQGGVGSSQWFLLCLGLLNLILLIIMIILGVTCAKVKEGSLATSNELNYLNHSKVTESEEEANKALDSALKNHTLLKKQIEQQKAINDAYQRQIETLRTEKTSLQSNISFFEGGCGKCHTPWIFYNSSCYFFSNLESADVKKNWVESKADCVNRGADLAVIDDQEEQKFVSDTIKAVKSNPSSWTNGFWVGLTDMETEGTWVWINNVTEVEQSLQLI, translated from the exons ATGGAGAAGCTAAGGATGATGACAGGCGGTGGGCAGAAAGTAACGTTCAAATCTTCTCGTGTTTTCTTCAACAATGATGGACAGTTTCGCTCTCGTATATTTCCACAAG GTGGAGTTGGATCAAGCCAGTGGTTTTTACTGTGTCTGGGACTGCTCAACCTTATTTTGCTCATCATTATGATTATTCTCGGGGTTACCT GTGCCAAGGTTAAAGAGGGTTCCCTTGCAACATCAAATGAGTTGAACTACCTGAACCACAGCAAAGTGACCGAATCTGAAGAAGAGGCCAATAAGGCTTTAGACAGTGCACTCAAAAACCACACGCTGCTGAAGAAGCAGATTGAGCAGCAGAAAGCCATCAATGATGCTTATCAGAGACAGATTGAGACACTGAGGACAGAGAAGACAAGTCTGCAGTCCAATATATCGTTTTTTG AGGGAGGTTGTGGAAAATGCCACACCCCCTGGATTTTTTACAACTCGTCCTGTTATTTCTTTTCTAACTTGGAGTCTGCTGATGTGAAAAAGAACTGGGTAGAAAGCAAAGCAGACTGTGTTAATCGTGGAGCTGATCTGGCTGTGATTGATGACCAAGAGGAGCAG AAATTTGTGAGTGACACTATCAAAGCTGTGAAAAGTAACCCTAGCAGCTGGACGAACGGATTCTGGGTTGGTCTTACTGACATGGAGACAGAGGGAACATGGGTCTGGATTAATAACGTCACTGAGGTGGAACAAAG CTTACAGCTCATTTAA
- the LOC113131225 gene encoding C-type lectin domain family 7 member A-like isoform X2 yields the protein MEKLRMMTGGGQKVTFKSSRVFFNNDGQFRSRIFPQGGVGSSQWFLLCLGLLNLILLIIMIILGVTCAKVKEGSLATSNELNYLNHSKVTESEEEANKALDSALKNHTLLKKQIEQQKAINDAYQRQIETLRTEKTSLQSNISFFEGGCGKCHTPWIFYNSSCYFFSNLESADVKKNWVESKADCVNRGADLAVIDDQEEQKFVSDTIKAVKSNPSSWTNGFWVGLTDMETEGTWVWINNVTEVLDGWRTEQPWT from the exons ATGGAGAAGCTAAGGATGATGACAGGCGGTGGGCAGAAAGTAACGTTCAAATCTTCTCGTGTTTTCTTCAACAATGATGGACAGTTTCGCTCTCGTATATTTCCACAAG GTGGAGTTGGATCAAGCCAGTGGTTTTTACTGTGTCTGGGACTGCTCAACCTTATTTTGCTCATCATTATGATTATTCTCGGGGTTACCT GTGCCAAGGTTAAAGAGGGTTCCCTTGCAACATCAAATGAGTTGAACTACCTGAACCACAGCAAAGTGACCGAATCTGAAGAAGAGGCCAATAAGGCTTTAGACAGTGCACTCAAAAACCACACGCTGCTGAAGAAGCAGATTGAGCAGCAGAAAGCCATCAATGATGCTTATCAGAGACAGATTGAGACACTGAGGACAGAGAAGACAAGTCTGCAGTCCAATATATCGTTTTTTG AGGGAGGTTGTGGAAAATGCCACACCCCCTGGATTTTTTACAACTCGTCCTGTTATTTCTTTTCTAACTTGGAGTCTGCTGATGTGAAAAAGAACTGGGTAGAAAGCAAAGCAGACTGTGTTAATCGTGGAGCTGATCTGGCTGTGATTGATGACCAAGAGGAGCAG AAATTTGTGAGTGACACTATCAAAGCTGTGAAAAGTAACCCTAGCAGCTGGACGAACGGATTCTGGGTTGGTCTTACTGACATGGAGACAGAGGGAACATGGGTCTGGATTAATAACGTCACTGAG GtactggatggatggagaacCGAACAACCATGGACTTGA